The genomic window GAAGCTCCGCTCCTACGAGGTTGCGGGTAGGGTTCGCGAGCAAGCTCGCTCCTACAGGCCTGCCCCAGCACGCTCTTCGTAGGAGCGAGCTTGCTCGCGAACCAGGGCCGACACGCCGGCGCCGCCGGTGAACCTCAGCTCTCCAGCTCCTTGCGATCCCTGAACAACTCCAGCGCCTGCGGGTTGGCCAGGGCGTCGGTGTTCTTCACCGGTCGGCCGTGCACCACGTTGCGCACCGCCAGTTCGACGATCTTGCCGCTGATGGTGCGCGGGATGTCGCTGACCGCGAGGATTTTCGACGGTACGTGGCGCGGCGTGGTGTTGTTGCGGATGGTCTGGCGGATGCGCTCCTGCAGCGCCTCGTCCAGCGCCACGCCGTCGCGCAGGCGCACGAACAGCACCACGCGCACGTCGCCCTGCCATTCCTGGCCGATGGCGATGGATTCCAGCACCTGCTCGATCTTCTCCACCTGGCGGTAGATTTCCGCGGTGCCGATGCGCACGCCGCCGGGGTTGAGCACGGCATCGGAACGGCCGTGGATCACCAGGCCGCCGTGTTCGGTTTCCTCGGCGTAGTCGCCATGGGCCCAGACGCCGGGGAAGGTGGCGAAGTAGGCGTCGAGGAACTTCTCGTTGTTCTCGTCGTTCCAGAAGCCCACCGGGATCGATGGGAAGTGCCGCACGCAGACCAGCTCGCCTTTCTCGCCGCGCACCGGCTTGCCGTCCTCGCCCCAGACTTCCACGGCCATGCCCAGCCCCTTGCACTGCATTTCCCCGCGCCACACCGGCGCGGTGGGGTTGCCGATGGCGAAGCAGGAGACGATGTCGGTGCCACCGGAGATCGACGACAGGCAGAGGTCGGGCTTCACGTCGCGGTAGACGTAGTCGAAGCTCTCGTGGGCCAGCGGCGAGCCGGTGGACAGGATCGTCTTCAGGCGCGCCAGCGCGTGGGTCTGGCGCGGCCGCACGTTGGTCTTCTCCAGCGCGGCGATGTACTTGGCGCTGGTGCCGAAGACGCTGATGTCCTCCGCGTCGATCAAATCCATCAGGCGCTCGGGGCCGGGGTGGAAGGGCGAGCCGTCGTAGAGCACCAGGGTGGCGCCGACGGCGAGGCCCGACACCAGCCAGTTCCACATCATCCAGCCGCAGGTAGTGTAGTAGAACAGCGTGTCGTCCGGCCCCAGGTCGACGTGCAGACCGTGTTCCTTGAGGTGTTGCAGCAGCACACCGCCGGCGCCGTGGACGATGCACTTGGGCACGCCGGTGGTGCCGGAGGAGTAGAGAATGTACAGCGGGTGGTCGAAGGGCACCGGGGTGAACACCGGTTCGCCGCCGCTGTGGAAGAAGTCCTGCCAGAGGCTGACCCGCGCCGGGGTCTGGAAGTCGCTGCGGCGCGCGTGGCCGTTGGCATAGGGCACGATCAGCAACTGCTCCAGGCTGGGCAGCTGGGCGAGGATTTCGTTGAGTTTGGCGGTGAGGTCCAGCACCTTGCCGGCGTAACGGTAGCCGGCGCAGGCGATCAGCACCTTGGGCTCGATCTGGCCGAAGCGGTCGATCACGCCCTGGGTGCCGAAGTCCGGCGAGCAGCTCGACCAGGTGGCGCCCAGGCTGGTGGTGGCGAGCATGCCGACCACGGTCTGCCAGGTGTTGGGCATGAACGCCGCGACGCGGTCGCCGACGCCCACCCCGGCTTCGCGCAGGGCGCGCTGCAGGCCGGCGACCTGGGCGGCCAGTTCGGCGTGGCTGATCACCTC from Pseudomonas sp. GCEP-101 includes these protein-coding regions:
- a CDS encoding acetoacetate--CoA ligase, producing MNPLLWTPSPERIAATRMDAFRRKVAQQHGLDLPDYAALHAWSIAEREAFWLAIVDTFAVQFHEAPTAVLEEGPEMPDARWFPGATLNFAEHLLRRRDSKPALIAISEDEQREVISHAELAAQVAGLQRALREAGVGVGDRVAAFMPNTWQTVVGMLATTSLGATWSSCSPDFGTQGVIDRFGQIEPKVLIACAGYRYAGKVLDLTAKLNEILAQLPSLEQLLIVPYANGHARRSDFQTPARVSLWQDFFHSGGEPVFTPVPFDHPLYILYSSGTTGVPKCIVHGAGGVLLQHLKEHGLHVDLGPDDTLFYYTTCGWMMWNWLVSGLAVGATLVLYDGSPFHPGPERLMDLIDAEDISVFGTSAKYIAALEKTNVRPRQTHALARLKTILSTGSPLAHESFDYVYRDVKPDLCLSSISGGTDIVSCFAIGNPTAPVWRGEMQCKGLGMAVEVWGEDGKPVRGEKGELVCVRHFPSIPVGFWNDENNEKFLDAYFATFPGVWAHGDYAEETEHGGLVIHGRSDAVLNPGGVRIGTAEIYRQVEKIEQVLESIAIGQEWQGDVRVVLFVRLRDGVALDEALQERIRQTIRNNTTPRHVPSKILAVSDIPRTISGKIVELAVRNVVHGRPVKNTDALANPQALELFRDRKELES